In the genome of Bacteroidota bacterium, one region contains:
- the rsgA gene encoding ribosome small subunit-dependent GTPase A, translating into MKYEDLGYDADFANHRKNQQLESFGLGRVISEHKERYVVKTTKKEYDGEIIGNLRFSVHDRSDLPAVGDWVAISEYDENKALIHSVFPRKTILERQAVGKQTEKQIIATNVDYAFIVQAVDRDFNINRIERYLTICYTSGVKPIIILNKIDLVNDTELANLITSVQERIKQVPIIAISNENQKGIEKLKKSLEKGKTYCLLGSSGVGKSSLINNLSGEPLMKTNTISTSSNKGRHITSHRELLVLENGGILIDNPGMREIGIADSTDGIEKTFEKIALLSKKCKFKNCTHTTEADCAVLAALQAGKLNESLYKNFLKMQSEKDHFESTVAEKRKKDMDFGKMIKNYKKNKKMNRY; encoded by the coding sequence ATGAAATATGAAGACTTAGGATATGATGCAGATTTTGCAAATCACAGAAAAAATCAACAACTTGAGTCATTTGGACTTGGGCGGGTTATTTCAGAACACAAAGAAAGATATGTTGTAAAAACTACTAAAAAAGAATACGATGGAGAAATAATTGGGAATTTGAGGTTTTCGGTACACGATAGAAGCGATTTGCCGGCTGTGGGCGACTGGGTTGCAATTTCTGAATACGATGAAAATAAGGCACTTATTCATTCTGTATTTCCCAGAAAAACTATTCTTGAAAGGCAAGCTGTAGGGAAACAAACTGAGAAACAAATTATAGCAACAAATGTCGATTACGCCTTTATTGTACAAGCTGTTGACAGAGATTTTAATATCAACCGTATAGAACGATACTTAACAATTTGCTATACATCCGGAGTAAAGCCAATTATCATTCTCAATAAAATAGACTTAGTAAATGACACTGAATTAGCAAATTTGATTACTTCTGTTCAGGAAAGAATAAAGCAAGTACCAATAATCGCTATAAGCAATGAAAACCAAAAAGGAATAGAAAAACTTAAAAAGAGCTTAGAAAAAGGCAAAACCTACTGTTTATTAGGTTCGTCAGGAGTAGGTAAATCAAGCCTTATAAATAATCTTTCAGGCGAACCATTAATGAAAACGAATACGATTAGTACAAGTTCGAATAAAGGACGACACATAACAAGTCATCGTGAGTTATTAGTTCTCGAAAATGGCGGAATTCTAATTGACAATCCTGGAATGAGAGAAATTGGAATTGCAGATTCAACCGATGGGATAGAAAAAACATTCGAAAAAATTGCCCTGCTATCTAAAAAATGCAAATTCAAAAATTGCACACATACAACAGAAGCAGATTGTGCGGTTTTAGCAGCCCTGCAAGCTGGTAAATTAAACGAATCATTGTATAAAAATTTCCTGAAAATGCAAAGTGAAAAAGACCATTTTGAATCTACCGTAGCCGAAAAGCGAAAAAAGGATATGGATTTTGGGAAAATGATAAAGAATTACAAAAAGAATAAAAAAATGAATAGGTATTAA
- a CDS encoding reductive dehalogenase, translated as MQYISFSIGTILFLFFVLVAFISIKEKQKRATIVSLISSIILSAPFVFLAIINVEIYILILVSVTSFFLLVLFIPTGKKKMSDMGKPNSLIDERDIVFSRMLLKKGSERFENYYKDNPSNLKPDEDFRSKPGLLAEGSTEYNNVIFKTAQICFNFIKLLYDDIDGKTSEHKEKVDTEKITYYIKNWSKKLGAINVGITELKKHHLYSYRGREKNYGNEVKNKHKYAIVFTVEMDRDMMSAAPGAPTVLESSEQYINAAVIAVTISSFIRNLGYSAKAHIDGNYEVLCTPIAEDAGLGVIGRLGLLITPYLGPRVRLSVVTTDLPIISDKKTTNSSIIDFCNDCKKCADVCPTAAIPFDEQKNHNGVKKWKVNMDACFKYWCISGTDCGKCMSVCPFSHPNNMFHNVIRWGINNSVIFRRFALLMDNLFYGKKPTPAQAPDWMNLKN; from the coding sequence ATGCAATATATTTCATTTAGTATCGGAACAATTCTATTTCTGTTTTTTGTGCTTGTAGCTTTTATTTCAATCAAAGAAAAACAAAAAAGAGCTACCATAGTTTCATTAATTAGCAGCATAATTCTTTCTGCTCCTTTCGTTTTTCTTGCAATAATCAATGTTGAGATATATATCTTAATACTGGTTTCTGTTACGTCTTTTTTTCTATTAGTCCTTTTTATTCCTACAGGCAAAAAGAAAATGTCGGATATGGGAAAACCAAATTCCTTAATTGATGAAAGAGATATTGTTTTCTCAAGAATGCTTTTGAAGAAAGGTAGCGAAAGATTTGAAAACTATTATAAAGATAATCCATCAAATCTTAAACCTGATGAAGATTTCAGAAGTAAGCCCGGCTTGTTGGCAGAGGGCTCAACTGAGTATAATAATGTAATTTTCAAAACTGCTCAAATATGTTTTAATTTTATAAAACTACTCTATGACGATATTGATGGCAAGACTTCTGAGCACAAAGAGAAAGTTGATACTGAGAAAATTACATACTATATTAAAAACTGGTCGAAAAAATTAGGGGCAATTAATGTTGGTATTACTGAACTCAAAAAACATCATTTATACAGTTATAGAGGGAGAGAAAAAAATTATGGTAATGAAGTAAAAAACAAGCACAAATATGCAATTGTTTTCACAGTGGAAATGGATAGGGATATGATGTCAGCAGCTCCTGGTGCTCCAACAGTTTTAGAATCTTCCGAGCAATATATTAATGCAGCAGTTATTGCAGTAACAATTTCGTCATTTATTAGAAATCTTGGTTACAGTGCAAAAGCTCATATCGATGGAAATTATGAGGTTTTGTGCACTCCCATTGCTGAAGATGCCGGATTAGGAGTAATCGGAAGGCTCGGACTATTAATAACTCCATACCTTGGACCAAGAGTTCGTTTATCGGTAGTTACAACCGACTTGCCAATTATTTCTGACAAAAAGACCACAAATAGTTCAATTATAGATTTTTGCAATGACTGTAAAAAATGTGCTGATGTGTGCCCTACAGCTGCCATTCCTTTTGATGAGCAAAAAAATCACAATGGAGTAAAAAAATGGAAAGTAAATATGGATGCATGTTTTAAATATTGGTGCATCAGCGGAACCGATTGTGGTAAATGCATGTCAGTCTGTCCATTCTCTCATCCGAATAATATGTTTCATAATGTAATTAGATGGGGGATTAATAACTCAGTCATATTCAGGCGTTTTGCACTATTAATGGACAATTTGTTTTATGGAAAGAAACCCACTCCGGCTCAAGCTCCGGATTGGATGAATTTGAAAAACTAA
- a CDS encoding family 20 glycosylhydrolase, translating to MKNITLTAISLIFILLSCKESKHHVGVLKAEIIPKPQSIVELGHNYIISKSTKIYVNETNDELKGVAKYLKKRIETSVQGASIAIVTNASSEEGIHLILNNEPDTLLGEEGYTLSSENNLLIKANTSAGIFYGVQTLLQLLPVEIYSKESKNFDLILPAVNIFDKPRYAYRGMHLDPCRHFFSVEFTKKYLDYMAYHKLNKFHWHLTEDQGWRIEIKKYPKLIEIGSKRKGTLILNHDVSWKEQKYDTIPVQGYYTQEQIFEIIQYAKERFIEVIPEIEMPGHATAALASYPNLSCTGGPFEVLQRPGVIADVYCAGNDSVFVFIKDIIDEVVELFPSKYIHIGGDECPKDRWKECSKCQNVIKREGLENEHELQSWFITEIEKYINSKGKTLIGWSEIMEGGIAPNAVLQSWLGTSAGIEAAKQKHNAIMSPYQYLYFDGIYVDKKHKKMEPFGQSYCWTNTEKVYSFDPTPDTIPQKYHSYFIGAEATMWTEFIKDESHLEYMLMPRISALSEICWTNKEQKDFADFSNRLDKQYMRYDQLETNYRIPHPIIPDTIFVDNSEKINIINPTGITNVRYTLDGSIPDENAKLYTGPFFITESKRLKARCFNQNGRGSSIATSIIIMKIPQNK from the coding sequence ATGAAAAATATTACACTAACAGCAATTAGTCTGATTTTTATTCTTCTTTCATGTAAAGAGAGCAAACATCATGTAGGGGTTTTGAAAGCAGAAATAATCCCAAAACCACAATCAATTGTTGAACTTGGGCATAATTATATTATTTCTAAATCGACTAAAATTTATGTAAACGAAACGAATGATGAACTTAAAGGAGTTGCTAAATACTTAAAAAAACGAATCGAAACAAGTGTTCAAGGAGCTTCAATTGCCATTGTTACAAATGCATCCTCAGAGGAAGGAATACATTTAATACTAAATAATGAACCTGATACTCTATTGGGTGAAGAAGGCTATACCTTATCGTCAGAAAACAACTTACTTATAAAGGCGAATACTTCTGCAGGTATATTTTATGGAGTGCAGACACTGCTGCAATTATTACCAGTAGAAATATATTCAAAGGAATCCAAAAATTTTGACTTAATTCTTCCTGCTGTCAATATTTTCGATAAACCGAGGTATGCCTACAGAGGGATGCATTTAGATCCCTGTCGGCATTTCTTTTCAGTCGAATTCACTAAAAAATATCTTGATTATATGGCCTACCATAAACTGAATAAGTTTCACTGGCATCTTACTGAAGATCAAGGCTGGAGAATAGAAATTAAAAAATATCCGAAATTAATTGAGATTGGTTCAAAAAGAAAAGGCACTTTGATTTTAAACCACGATGTAAGTTGGAAAGAACAAAAATACGATACCATTCCTGTTCAAGGATATTATACACAAGAACAAATTTTTGAAATAATTCAATATGCAAAAGAGCGATTCATAGAGGTAATTCCCGAAATTGAAATGCCGGGACACGCAACAGCTGCTTTAGCTTCTTATCCGAACCTGAGTTGCACCGGTGGTCCTTTCGAAGTATTGCAAAGGCCAGGAGTTATTGCAGATGTATATTGTGCAGGGAATGATTCTGTATTTGTTTTTATTAAAGATATAATTGATGAAGTGGTTGAATTATTTCCTTCCAAATATATTCATATCGGAGGTGATGAATGCCCTAAAGACAGATGGAAAGAATGCTCAAAATGTCAAAATGTTATCAAAAGGGAAGGACTTGAAAACGAACATGAATTGCAAAGTTGGTTTATTACTGAGATTGAGAAATACATTAATTCGAAAGGCAAAACTTTAATAGGCTGGAGTGAAATTATGGAAGGAGGTATAGCTCCAAATGCTGTATTGCAATCATGGTTGGGGACTTCAGCAGGAATCGAAGCTGCAAAACAAAAGCATAATGCAATTATGTCGCCATATCAATACCTGTATTTCGATGGAATATATGTTGACAAAAAACACAAGAAAATGGAACCTTTCGGGCAATCCTATTGTTGGACAAACACCGAAAAAGTGTATTCTTTCGATCCTACACCAGACACTATCCCGCAGAAATATCACTCTTATTTTATAGGCGCTGAAGCTACCATGTGGACAGAATTTATTAAAGATGAATCGCATTTGGAATACATGCTGATGCCAAGAATTAGTGCCCTATCAGAAATATGCTGGACAAATAAAGAGCAAAAGGATTTTGCAGATTTTTCTAATAGACTTGATAAACAATACATGAGATATGACCAATTAGAAACAAATTACCGGATTCCTCACCCAATTATACCGGACACAATTTTTGTTGATAACAGTGAAAAAATTAATATCATCAACCCAACAGGTATAACAAACGTAAGATATACTCTTGATGGAAGTATCCCTGATGAAAACGCTAAATTATATACTGGTCCATTTTTCATTACTGAAAGTAAAAGACTTAAGGCCAGATGTTTTAACCAAAATGGAAGAGGCAGCAGTATTGCAACTTCCATAATCATTATGAAAATCCCGCAAAATAAATAG
- the xrtN gene encoding exosortase N encodes MEISLTTFVKTKLFITIALISIFVLLAFQKLAFYVRFDFNFLLLLLVLPFVIKKQDNTKSIRYGIIAIILFLLYPFLKLSSIYFFAFICSIFFIYEFQYGKLSSIPLFFVIIVSPVAIFLSEVVGFEIRLWLTKIATNILQFINSDFNYSGNIILIGKNEFHVDSECMGLKMVLLSMFITLIFITYHQHKKKGQINISFIVLSLSISYILVVISNLARIILITLFQSPPDTFSHELIGIICFIVYVVLPLWYVVKILPTSKKKNTNGYDSKFNGLVFISLVFVLLFLLSLYRFTNLGSKENAKPDIISLDYFSKDFSSSIEEHSVLKLTNEYFLIYIKPAASFYSADHSPIICWKGSGYKVIKEQIISTNKNKVYYSELQKDNDILYSTWWYDCGNVKTISQYKWRFNNLINGDDYRLINVISDNKNSLIIKTNKLLTENIFDGTQ; translated from the coding sequence ATGGAAATAAGCTTAACCACTTTTGTAAAAACCAAGCTATTCATAACCATAGCTTTAATTTCCATATTCGTTCTGTTAGCATTTCAAAAGCTTGCATTTTATGTAAGGTTTGACTTTAATTTTCTGTTATTACTGTTGGTTTTGCCATTTGTAATAAAGAAACAAGATAATACGAAGTCCATTAGATACGGAATTATTGCAATTATACTTTTCCTTCTATATCCTTTTCTAAAGCTTAGCTCAATATATTTTTTCGCATTCATTTGTTCCATATTTTTTATTTATGAATTTCAATATGGGAAATTAAGTTCTATCCCTTTGTTTTTCGTAATAATTGTCTCACCGGTTGCAATTTTTTTATCTGAGGTAGTTGGCTTTGAGATAAGATTATGGTTAACTAAAATTGCTACGAATATCCTTCAATTCATTAATAGTGATTTCAATTATTCTGGGAACATTATTCTAATTGGGAAAAATGAATTTCATGTTGATTCTGAATGTATGGGATTGAAAATGGTTTTATTGTCAATGTTTATAACATTGATATTTATTACGTATCATCAACATAAGAAAAAAGGTCAGATTAATATTTCATTTATAGTACTATCTTTATCAATATCATATATTCTGGTGGTAATATCAAATTTAGCCAGAATCATACTGATAACATTGTTTCAATCACCACCTGATACATTTTCACATGAGCTCATCGGCATAATCTGTTTCATTGTTTATGTTGTATTGCCCTTATGGTACGTAGTAAAAATTTTACCGACAAGTAAGAAAAAGAATACTAATGGATATGATTCAAAATTTAATGGACTTGTTTTTATTTCTTTAGTTTTTGTGTTGTTGTTTCTTCTCTCTCTCTACCGCTTTACTAATTTAGGTTCAAAGGAAAATGCAAAACCGGATATTATTTCGCTTGATTATTTCTCAAAAGATTTTTCTAGTTCAATAGAGGAGCACAGCGTTCTAAAACTAACAAATGAATATTTCTTGATATACATTAAACCTGCAGCAAGTTTTTATTCTGCCGACCACTCTCCTATCATTTGTTGGAAAGGTAGTGGATATAAAGTAATTAAAGAACAGATAATTTCAACAAACAAAAACAAAGTCTATTATAGTGAACTACAAAAGGATAATGATATTCTTTATTCAACATGGTGGTATGATTGCGGTAATGTTAAAACTATCTCACAATATAAATGGAGATTTAATAATCTAATCAATGGTGATGATTATCGTTTAATAAATGTGATTAGTGATAATAAAAATAGCTTAATCATAAAAACCAATAAATTGCTAACTGAAAATATTTTTGATGGAACTCAGTAA
- a CDS encoding XrtN system VIT domain-containing protein, giving the protein MEKPKQSKSKLLNAGLILIPVMLVVLVLTSLKRSVNGDFFEGSGEFFVNYIFSIGYFLIVLINNRPFFRFRQIDRRLIIVSLVLFSISSFTLNNSIVIFAQFTLWVKVYLILFYISFLGICYIEKIPKVLRYPISFFLGAGIVMTTYFAVYLAPIYHISIIGLMFFGLTIHLLIPLLITISTIIIYAKLKKSKTEKALFYSGIIIPISITIVFLFQWSNFKNEIHKSTSSIITRPDNTLPEWILLCQDMPTDKFSQKIIKGNLAYDTFKNMWGAWGNTIFDEVKRHDPLVNIGLAILGDINLDRDTRVKILKSQFNARHLAQRKLWSGRNIGTIEVLNNIKIFPDYRLAYSEKIITVKNYSQWENNQQEAAFTFYLPEGSVATSLSLWIDGKEEKSRLTTKSKADSAYVSIVGVERRDPALLHWQEGNTLTVTVFPCTPKENRRFKIGITTPLEKLDDILTLQNVYFDGPVTHDILETSQLVFESENDIENIKVPNGFNKGLGNNFVYNGKFRPYWEVSCQATELSKNEFFFNEHSYAIKEIDKQIYKFNPENIYLDVNKSWTESEYNELLKIFSEKQIFVHHDKLMKLNKENEAEIYKVIGSKNFSLFPFNEISDWNNSLVISKSTELSPNLSDLEGSDFLSELIKKINSIDEKVNLFQFGEITSPYLKSLKEFQIINFHSGDISELSKIINEKYFYQYNTDSSTINLDIAGISIHKDTNQVQPKAPDHLLRLFAYNTIMKQMGRNYFNKNKEYIDDLVEIANEAYVVSPVSSLIVLETKKDYERFDIPENENSLKNASVKSSGAVPEPGEWLLIFLFIGILIFVFFKKKTLHFVKWK; this is encoded by the coding sequence ATGGAGAAGCCTAAACAATCAAAAAGTAAATTATTAAATGCAGGACTAATATTAATTCCTGTAATGCTAGTAGTTTTAGTATTAACAAGTTTAAAACGCAGTGTAAATGGAGATTTCTTTGAAGGTAGTGGAGAATTTTTCGTTAATTACATTTTTTCAATTGGATATTTCTTAATTGTTCTAATAAATAACAGGCCGTTTTTTAGATTCAGACAAATTGATAGGAGACTAATAATTGTTTCATTGGTTCTTTTTTCAATTAGCTCATTTACATTAAACAATTCGATTGTAATATTTGCGCAATTTACTCTTTGGGTAAAGGTTTACTTAATTCTTTTCTACATTTCTTTTCTTGGAATATGTTATATCGAAAAAATACCAAAAGTTCTTAGATACCCTATTTCCTTTTTCCTTGGAGCAGGCATAGTTATGACAACTTATTTTGCTGTTTATTTAGCTCCCATTTATCATATATCAATAATCGGCCTGATGTTTTTCGGATTAACTATTCATTTATTAATCCCACTTTTAATAACAATATCAACAATAATTATCTACGCCAAACTGAAAAAATCGAAAACTGAAAAAGCACTGTTTTATTCCGGAATAATAATTCCAATTTCCATAACCATAGTTTTTCTATTTCAATGGAGTAATTTCAAAAACGAAATTCATAAATCAACTTCATCAATCATTACCAGGCCAGATAATACTTTGCCAGAATGGATTTTGCTTTGTCAGGATATGCCAACAGATAAATTTTCCCAGAAAATTATAAAAGGAAATTTAGCATATGACACTTTTAAAAATATGTGGGGAGCTTGGGGCAATACAATATTTGATGAAGTAAAAAGGCACGACCCTCTGGTGAATATTGGATTAGCTATTCTTGGCGACATTAATCTTGATAGAGATACCAGAGTAAAAATCTTAAAATCACAATTTAATGCAAGACATTTAGCTCAGAGAAAATTATGGTCAGGAAGAAATATTGGTACAATTGAGGTTCTTAATAACATTAAAATTTTCCCGGATTATCGTTTAGCTTATTCAGAAAAAATAATTACAGTAAAGAACTATAGTCAATGGGAAAATAACCAACAGGAAGCGGCCTTTACTTTTTATTTACCGGAAGGTTCTGTGGCCACTTCATTGTCACTTTGGATTGACGGAAAAGAAGAAAAATCCCGATTAACGACAAAATCAAAAGCTGATAGCGCATATGTTAGCATTGTTGGTGTTGAACGAAGAGACCCGGCTTTGTTGCATTGGCAAGAAGGAAATACCCTAACTGTAACAGTTTTTCCTTGCACTCCAAAAGAAAATAGGAGATTCAAAATTGGAATCACAACACCTCTTGAAAAGCTTGATGATATATTAACGCTCCAAAATGTATATTTTGATGGACCTGTAACACATGATATATTGGAAACAAGTCAGCTTGTATTTGAATCAGAAAATGATATTGAAAATATTAAAGTGCCGAATGGATTTAATAAAGGACTGGGAAACAATTTTGTTTATAATGGAAAGTTCAGGCCATATTGGGAAGTGTCTTGTCAGGCTACCGAATTATCTAAAAATGAATTCTTTTTTAATGAACATTCATATGCAATAAAAGAAATTGATAAGCAGATATATAAATTTAATCCTGAAAACATTTATTTAGATGTGAATAAAAGCTGGACAGAATCAGAATATAATGAGTTGCTGAAAATATTTTCCGAAAAACAGATATTCGTACATCATGATAAACTCATGAAGCTGAACAAGGAAAATGAAGCTGAAATTTACAAAGTAATTGGCAGCAAAAATTTTAGTCTGTTTCCATTTAATGAAATCTCTGATTGGAATAACTCACTTGTTATTTCTAAATCTACAGAACTTTCGCCAAACTTATCTGATTTAGAAGGTAGTGATTTTTTAAGCGAACTCATTAAAAAGATAAATTCAATCGATGAAAAGGTAAACCTCTTTCAATTTGGCGAAATAACATCGCCATATTTAAAGTCATTAAAAGAATTTCAAATAATTAATTTTCATTCTGGCGACATATCTGAATTATCAAAAATCATCAATGAGAAATATTTTTATCAATATAACACAGATTCGTCAACAATAAATCTGGATATAGCAGGTATAAGTATTCATAAGGACACAAACCAAGTTCAACCAAAAGCACCAGACCACTTATTGAGACTTTTTGCATATAATACCATTATGAAACAGATGGGGCGGAATTATTTCAATAAAAATAAGGAATATATCGATGATTTAGTAGAGATAGCAAATGAAGCTTACGTTGTAAGCCCTGTTTCAAGTCTAATAGTACTTGAAACAAAAAAGGATTATGAAAGATTTGATATACCTGAAAATGAAAATAGCCTAAAAAATGCATCGGTTAAATCTTCTGGAGCAGTTCCAGAACCTGGGGAATGGTTATTAATCTTTTTATTTATTGGAATTCTAATTTTCGTATTCTTCAAGAAAAAGACATTACACTTTGTGAAATGGAAATAA
- a CDS encoding amino acid permease: MPVKNTTQAVKFGTFLGVFTPSVLTILGVMMYLRFGWVLGNLGLPLTLLTVVLASSITFITGLSASAIATNMKVGIGGEYYMISRSLGIQLGGAIGIPLFLCRTLSLTLYAFGLAESIAPFWPADWGVPPVQIMAALIIIFATAIAGKSANFSLKMQIPIMVAVGISVIALFAGVFTGDFNSPEMVPNYQRSAPEGFWFVFAVFFPAVTGFTAGIGMSGDLKDSKKSIPRGTILAVITGTVVYLLILSALSVTSKVDGEMLAKIDASTPPIWSKIAFFGMVLVYPGLWGAILSSAFGSILGGPRVLQALSLDKIAPKILGRTSRTGQPTIATWVTGGIALLAVTLGDLNAVGRWVTIFFLTLYVAINLSAVIEKLVGDVSYRPTIKVHWSISLIGSIGAGIVMCLINPLACIVAICLELTIYFYLKRKALKSSWGDVRAGLWGSIARLALMKLKEKNTHARNWRPNILLFSSNPTRLMRLTRVANWFNQNKGIVTVCRTLVGELGDTTVNTTQIQSDMEQELVNQKINAFPEVHIVPNFENGIIGIIQANGFAGMHSNTVMFGWTSGAERIQRLFRIVRTVSKMKRNSILAYVPEMEKSSTHNRIDVWWRGMQKNGDMMLLFAHLLNANTAWRHAKLYVRTIVSSEAEESTMNEKLKTLISESRMAAASDVILNKNNENVTELMQRKSKNADIVFVGLALPQLNDEIEFAEKLDNLVTGFKATILVRNAESTQGELIE, from the coding sequence ATGCCAGTTAAAAATACTACACAAGCAGTAAAATTCGGAACTTTTCTGGGAGTATTTACGCCAAGTGTTTTAACTATACTTGGTGTGATGATGTATCTAAGATTTGGATGGGTTTTAGGAAATCTTGGTTTACCGCTGACCTTACTCACTGTGGTTCTTGCAAGCTCCATCACTTTTATTACAGGTTTAAGTGCATCTGCAATTGCCACCAACATGAAAGTTGGAATTGGTGGTGAGTATTATATGATTTCCAGAAGTTTGGGGATTCAACTTGGCGGAGCAATAGGAATACCTTTATTTCTCTGTCGGACTTTGAGTTTAACATTATATGCCTTCGGATTAGCCGAATCCATTGCTCCATTTTGGCCAGCAGACTGGGGAGTTCCTCCTGTTCAAATAATGGCAGCACTGATTATTATTTTTGCTACTGCCATTGCCGGCAAAAGCGCAAACTTTAGTTTAAAAATGCAGATACCGATTATGGTGGCTGTAGGAATAAGTGTAATAGCACTTTTTGCCGGAGTTTTCACAGGAGATTTCAATTCTCCTGAAATGGTGCCAAATTATCAACGATCTGCACCTGAAGGATTTTGGTTTGTTTTTGCAGTGTTTTTCCCTGCTGTAACAGGTTTTACTGCCGGAATTGGAATGAGTGGCGACCTGAAAGATTCGAAAAAATCAATACCACGAGGAACAATATTAGCTGTGATAACCGGAACAGTAGTTTATCTATTAATTTTATCGGCTTTGTCGGTAACATCGAAAGTAGATGGTGAAATGTTGGCAAAAATAGATGCTTCGACTCCTCCAATTTGGTCAAAGATAGCCTTTTTTGGTATGGTATTAGTCTATCCCGGACTTTGGGGAGCAATACTATCTTCGGCATTCGGAAGTATCCTCGGAGGCCCAAGAGTCTTACAAGCATTGTCGCTCGATAAAATTGCACCAAAAATTCTGGGACGAACAAGCAGGACAGGCCAGCCAACTATTGCTACCTGGGTAACGGGAGGAATTGCATTATTGGCTGTTACTCTTGGAGATCTGAATGCTGTTGGCCGCTGGGTTACGATATTTTTCCTGACTTTGTATGTCGCAATCAATTTATCTGCGGTTATTGAAAAACTCGTTGGAGATGTTTCATACAGACCTACGATTAAGGTTCATTGGAGCATTTCTCTAATCGGCAGTATAGGAGCAGGAATAGTGATGTGCCTAATCAATCCATTAGCTTGCATAGTTGCAATTTGTTTGGAATTGACAATATATTTTTATCTAAAAAGAAAAGCTTTAAAAAGCAGTTGGGGAGACGTGAGGGCAGGACTGTGGGGTTCGATTGCAAGACTTGCATTGATGAAACTGAAAGAAAAAAATACTCATGCAAGAAATTGGCGACCGAATATTCTTTTGTTTTCTTCAAATCCGACACGATTGATGAGATTGACCAGAGTTGCAAATTGGTTTAATCAAAATAAAGGTATTGTTACTGTTTGTAGAACTTTGGTTGGAGAGTTGGGAGATACAACAGTGAATACCACCCAGATACAATCAGATATGGAACAGGAATTAGTTAATCAGAAAATCAATGCATTTCCAGAAGTTCATATTGTCCCAAATTTCGAAAACGGAATTATCGGTATTATTCAGGCAAATGGTTTTGCAGGAATGCACTCGAATACCGTAATGTTTGGCTGGACAAGCGGTGCTGAGCGTATTCAAAGATTATTCAGGATAGTCAGAACTGTTTCGAAAATGAAAAGAAACAGTATTCTGGCATATGTTCCTGAAATGGAAAAATCATCTACTCACAATCGGATTGATGTTTGGTGGAGAGGAATGCAAAAAAATGGTGATATGATGTTACTTTTTGCTCATTTGTTAAATGCAAATACTGCATGGAGACATGCGAAATTATATGTTCGAACAATAGTTTCCAGCGAAGCAGAAGAAAGCACAATGAATGAAAAGTTAAAAACCCTTATCAGCGAATCGAGAATGGCGGCAGCAAGTGATGTAATTTTGAATAAAAATAATGAAAATGTTACTGAATTAATGCAGCGAAAAAGTAAAAATGCAGATATTGTTTTTGTGGGATTAGCACTGCCACAATTAAATGATGAAATTGAATTTGCAGAAAAATTAGATAATCTCGTTACCGGTTTTAAAGCTACCATTTTAGTAAGAAATGCCGAGTCAACACAGGGAGAACTAATTGAATAA